A single region of the Brachypodium distachyon strain Bd21 chromosome 3, Brachypodium_distachyon_v3.0, whole genome shotgun sequence genome encodes:
- the LOC100831448 gene encoding F-box/kelch-repeat protein At2g44130, translating into MDTGVEQAVVGVREGELTLIPGLPEDAAMECLARVPSRWHRPMRHVCRGWRRAVGSPEFRRRRRIAGSTEDIVYLVQAAPADKSKSSTTPECWLATANLTTGDWRRVTHAVPLFAQCASVAGHHVAVLGGWDPDTLRPARDVRVLDAQAATWRRGQPMPDARSFFGCAGSDDGDVVHVAGGHDESRRPLRSGWAYSVAADAWRALPDMREARDEPQLVVVASWPSSGSGGGGARLFAASGYPTVVQGACKKTAECYTTAGGDEAWSDEGSMVPPEAVLVSVGRGKLWAVGAGKGGVREYYWADGTWREVADGPPGMKACVMAVGIGGGDGVLVFGKVQRRANNAAGGLGKYAAWVMRMGTGGARGWNRVPVPPGFCTFVYAAAAVRV; encoded by the coding sequence ATGGATACGGGAGTAGAACAAGCAGTCGTCGGTGTGCGGGAGGGGGAGCTCACGCTCATCCCGGGTTTGCCAGAGGACGCGGCCATGGAGTGCCTGGCGCGGGTGCCGAGCCGGTGGCACCGGCCGATGCGCCACGTGTGCCGGGGCTGGCGCCGCGCCGTCGGCTCACCAGAGTTCCGCCGGCGAAGAAGAATCGCGGGTTCAACCGAAGACATCGTGTACCTCGTCCAGGCCGCGCCCGCCGACAAATCAAAGTCCTCGACTACGCCAGAGTGCTGGCTGGCGACGGCGAACCTCACAACGGGCGATTGGCGGCGCGTAACCCACGCCGTGCCGCTCTTCGCGCAGTGCGCGTCGGTCGCCGGCCACCACGTGGCCGTCTTGGGCGGCTGGGACCCGGACACGCTCCGCCCGGCCCGCGACGTCCGTGTGCTCGACGCCCAGGCCGCTACGTGGCGCCGCGGGCAGCCGATGCCGGACGCCCGGAGCTTCTTCGGGTGCGCGGGGTCAGACGACGGCGACGTGGTCCACGTGGCCGGCGGGCACGACGAGTCCAGGCGCCCGCTCCGCTCCGGCTGGGCGTACAGCGTCGCGGCCGACGCCTGGCGCGCGCTCCCGGACATGCGCGAGGCGCGCGACGAGCCgcagctcgtcgtcgtcgcgtCGTGGCCGTCGTCAGGctcaggcggaggaggagcgcggctCTTCGCCGCCAGCGGGTACCCGACCGTGGTCCAGGGCGCGTGCAAGAAGACAGCGGAATGCTACACCACCgcgggcggcgacgaggccTGGTCGGACGAGGGAAGCATGGTGCCCCCCGAGGCCGTGCTGGTCTCGGTGGGCCGCGGGAAGCTGTGGGCCGTCGGGGCCGGGAAGGGCGGCGTGCGGGAGTACTACTGGGCCGACGGCACGTGGAGGGAGGTCGCGGACGGGCCGCCCGGGATGAAGGCGTGCGTCATGGCGgtcggcatcggcggcggcgacggcgtgctcgTGTTCGGCAAGGTGCAGCGGCGGGCCAACAACGCGGCGGGAGGGTTAGGCAAGTACGCGGCGTGGGTGATGAGGATGGGCACGGGTGGCGCGCGGGGGTGGAACCGTGTGCCCGTGCCGCCGGGGTTCTGCACGTTCGTttacgccgccgcggccgtgcgGGTTTAG